In Mycolicibacterium mucogenicum DSM 44124, the following are encoded in one genomic region:
- a CDS encoding LpqN/LpqT family lipoprotein produces the protein MQMSHRPVIAVAAAVCLSITLGACGGGDKDKSSTSSSSSSSSSSSSSSTTSSAKAAPKLKPRKAEESGTNPTIADYIKEEKIQETSIHPGDPGAPAVDIDRPTGWDSAGEDTPDYAYGALVYTGPGAQSTDYTANIIALVSRLDGPVDPDKLLKLAGGEVKNLPGFESVGEEPGTSAGFPAFRIAGTYNLKGGGKAAFGQETVVFKGPDGLYVLQINATSDESQGHELFEALDAVDKSLKITF, from the coding sequence ATGCAGATGTCGCATCGCCCTGTCATCGCCGTCGCTGCCGCGGTCTGCCTGAGCATCACGCTGGGCGCGTGCGGAGGTGGCGACAAGGACAAGAGCTCGACCAGCTCCAGTTCCAGCTCGTCGAGTTCGAGCAGCAGCTCGAGTACGACATCGTCCGCGAAGGCAGCGCCAAAACTGAAGCCGCGCAAGGCCGAGGAATCCGGCACGAACCCCACGATCGCCGACTACATCAAGGAAGAGAAGATTCAGGAGACGTCGATCCATCCCGGGGACCCGGGTGCTCCCGCCGTGGACATCGACCGCCCGACCGGCTGGGACAGCGCCGGCGAGGACACTCCTGACTACGCGTACGGCGCACTCGTCTACACCGGACCCGGCGCCCAGAGCACCGACTACACCGCGAACATCATCGCGCTGGTGTCGCGCCTCGACGGTCCGGTGGATCCCGACAAGCTGCTCAAGCTTGCCGGCGGCGAGGTGAAGAACCTGCCCGGATTCGAGTCCGTCGGTGAGGAACCGGGTACGTCGGCCGGCTTCCCGGCCTTCCGCATCGCCGGCACGTACAACCTCAAGGGCGGCGGCAAGGCCGCGTTCGGGCAGGAGACCGTGGTCTTCAAGGGACCCGACGGCCTGTACGTGCTGCAGATCAACGCGACCAGCGACGAGAGCCAGGGCCACGAGCTGTTCGAGGCGCTGGACGCGGTGGATAAATCCTTGAAGATCACCTTCTGA
- a CDS encoding neutral zinc metallopeptidase: MGIHRALWRASALLAVCTLTVAGCGEKHLKPQGEPPSSSSTSSAPPIEIHGDAADPVNKIVIKAIGDIESYWQTEFPKLYKKDYTPVKGGFYAVDPTQGPLPPCAQAASDIAGNAFYCAKADNVAWDVEELLPSLRKRFGDFVIPIVMAHEWGHAIQARANFQGETVTKEIQADCFAGAWAKHSAETFKPSANDLDRALAGVLFLRDEPGTGQHELSAHGSGFDRVNSFRNGYDEGPQACADYRRGNPVVVELPFNNAQDAAAGGNAPYESIVDGVPEDVEDYMARLYQQGTGKPWTPMKPAQKLDPRNQPDCGNESTKGYVLFYCVPEDYVGFDNVEAMPQIYDEAGDFAVATLIATQYGLALLTRLGQDSSDKQTSLQADCLAGAWAASLLLHERADSRYSLSPGDLDKAVSALLLFRGEGDVERQGQGSDRIDAYRKGVYEGAKSCLAR; encoded by the coding sequence ATGGGAATTCACCGGGCCCTGTGGCGGGCATCTGCACTCCTGGCGGTCTGCACCCTGACGGTCGCCGGCTGCGGCGAGAAGCACTTGAAACCTCAGGGGGAACCCCCGTCGTCATCGTCGACGTCGTCGGCTCCGCCGATCGAGATTCACGGCGACGCCGCGGACCCGGTGAACAAGATCGTCATCAAGGCGATCGGCGACATCGAAAGCTATTGGCAGACCGAGTTTCCCAAGCTCTACAAGAAGGACTACACACCGGTCAAAGGTGGGTTCTACGCCGTGGATCCCACGCAGGGCCCGCTGCCGCCGTGCGCGCAGGCGGCCTCGGACATCGCCGGCAACGCGTTCTACTGCGCCAAGGCCGACAACGTCGCGTGGGACGTCGAGGAGCTCCTACCGAGTCTGCGAAAACGGTTCGGCGACTTCGTCATTCCCATAGTGATGGCCCACGAGTGGGGGCATGCGATCCAGGCCCGCGCGAACTTCCAGGGCGAGACCGTCACCAAGGAGATCCAGGCCGACTGCTTCGCCGGGGCGTGGGCCAAACACAGCGCCGAGACGTTCAAGCCCAGCGCCAACGATCTGGACCGCGCACTCGCCGGTGTGCTGTTCCTGCGCGACGAGCCGGGCACCGGCCAACACGAATTGAGCGCGCACGGCAGCGGTTTCGACCGGGTGAACTCGTTCCGCAACGGATACGACGAGGGCCCGCAGGCCTGCGCCGACTACCGGCGCGGTAACCCGGTCGTGGTCGAGCTGCCGTTCAACAACGCGCAGGACGCCGCGGCCGGCGGCAACGCCCCATACGAGTCGATCGTCGACGGTGTCCCCGAGGATGTCGAGGACTACATGGCGCGGCTCTACCAGCAAGGCACCGGCAAGCCGTGGACGCCGATGAAGCCCGCGCAGAAGCTCGACCCGCGGAACCAACCGGACTGCGGCAACGAGTCGACCAAGGGCTACGTGCTGTTCTACTGCGTGCCAGAGGACTACGTCGGATTCGACAACGTCGAGGCCATGCCCCAAATCTATGACGAGGCTGGTGATTTCGCGGTCGCGACGCTGATCGCGACGCAGTACGGGTTGGCGCTGCTGACCCGCCTCGGACAGGACAGCAGCGACAAACAGACGTCGCTGCAGGCCGACTGCCTGGCCGGCGCCTGGGCCGCGAGTCTGCTGCTGCACGAACGCGCCGACAGCCGATACAGCCTGTCGCCGGGCGACCTCGACAAAGCGGTGTCCGCGCTCCTGCTGTTCCGGGGTGAGGGCGACGTCGAACGCCAGGGTCAGGGCAGCGACCGGATCGATGCCTACCGCAAGGGCGTGTACGAGGGCGCGAAGTCGTGCCTCGCCCGTTGA
- a CDS encoding nuclear transport factor 2 family protein — MTTPVTLSTGDQAHAIEAIKRTFARRLRCMDTKQWEIYPTLHTEDVVSETWDGLPDNNNWTPTPGSKNRVVGKAALTRAIRSLLDGGTAVTTVHHGHTPEIELTSNTTATGIWAMEDQLWWTNGDAEEHLHGYGHYHEQYRLEDGQWLISYRKLTRLRVDTTPHFFAFLTRR; from the coding sequence ATGACGACACCCGTCACCCTGAGCACCGGCGACCAGGCACACGCCATCGAGGCCATCAAGCGCACGTTCGCCCGCCGGCTGCGGTGCATGGACACCAAGCAGTGGGAGATCTATCCGACGCTGCACACCGAGGACGTCGTGTCCGAGACCTGGGATGGGTTGCCCGACAACAACAATTGGACACCCACCCCCGGCAGCAAGAACCGCGTCGTCGGCAAGGCGGCGCTCACGCGCGCCATTCGATCACTGCTCGACGGCGGCACCGCCGTCACGACCGTCCACCACGGGCACACCCCCGAGATCGAGCTGACCAGCAACACCACGGCCACCGGCATCTGGGCCATGGAGGACCAACTGTGGTGGACCAACGGCGACGCCGAAGAACACCTGCACGGCTACGGCCACTATCACGAGCAGTACCGGCTGGAAGACGGCCAGTGGCTCATCAGCTACCGCAAACTGACGCGGCTGCGGGTCGACACCACACCGCACTTCTTCGCCTTCCTCACGCGGCGGTAG
- a CDS encoding AfsR/SARP family transcriptional regulator — MAQYYLSGAVTARVDGTPAALGGPKQRCVLAVLLANHGTVVSIDRLIDAVWGDEPPPKALASVRSYVANLRRVLDPGADAGHDQAPDTRRGDTQNQRLASHPHGYQLNLLAGDTIDLVTFESLVSKGRTALIRHSAGAAVEMLTEALALWHGDPFGEFAYHEFAAPEAIRFAALRTTAIEARFDAALQLGGGGELVPEVEAALAEHPLQERLWGHLMLALHRSNRTADAIQAFERACTTLDREVGTRPGEGLQTLFEKIRDGAAELRVAPAPHVLNPDPDPAAPPPFVGRDTELGAVTAAVRRADGGAGGLTLVTGDSGIGKTTLAQAAVDRARAAGIAVAWAGHPSGVKLPQLWTWIQLLRQLGGELGIAGRKAVLRETPGVVNALVPEWHGDDDLNAGSRFAPTGFALVERIVAALRELSTVAPMVLVIDDLQRADPASINALVLLAEEFPRIPIQVIGNWTFFGADRPMNRTSFERIVRSNDTVTLHLDGIDRAAAADLVDAVVGGTIPPAISTQVWEQAGGNPFYIKELARALDTDGAPQRSHPALSDAVVGVVGRRLGVLDRPCRRVLCAAAVVGPEFNVADLADIVDLSVSTVQSRLRPAYQTGLLDELPARPGAYRFSHGLVRDALIAQLATTDRTTVHAAIATTRTATLATAAYEHVIATADHAWRAGVELNPDVALGILEIAIQRALNRSAYHDVAGLAEHALQIGDRLPAKPEHLDRQATLWLHLAGAKNILEGQASESAAAAVQRAFEIGQEVKGRAFYGAIALQSMLLCAHGRIDEVEIIAIGLEDQYDKSGDPVIGLVNDFVHILLYTLRGNTDMLIGTGLHMMDTFPPPETVTDPLHFFHPRVYCWMAIAEAVRGDLEAMREYHRRALHLAQSRGDVFNILAARLTYVECAAVLGVTDGIVELADQVDVEFTAAGSPQWAACARIVRVWAQVIGSGEGDATVAFRAFDEYTCDGTTVMNTMFLCLLSDIELHQGRPDSARALVHRASRLADATGEQAFARGIAERLAAQSVEPV; from the coding sequence ATGGCCCAGTACTACCTCTCGGGTGCAGTAACCGCCCGGGTCGACGGCACGCCGGCGGCGCTCGGCGGACCGAAACAGCGGTGCGTACTGGCGGTATTGCTGGCCAATCACGGCACGGTGGTCAGCATCGACCGCCTGATCGACGCAGTCTGGGGCGACGAGCCACCGCCGAAAGCGCTCGCGTCGGTGCGCTCGTACGTGGCCAACCTCCGTCGGGTCCTCGACCCTGGCGCCGACGCCGGGCATGACCAGGCGCCCGATACCCGCCGGGGCGACACGCAGAACCAACGGCTCGCGTCCCACCCCCACGGCTACCAGCTGAACCTGCTCGCCGGCGACACCATCGATCTCGTCACCTTCGAAAGCCTTGTCTCGAAAGGCCGGACGGCACTGATCCGCCATTCGGCCGGTGCGGCCGTCGAGATGCTGACCGAGGCGCTGGCGCTCTGGCACGGAGATCCGTTCGGAGAGTTCGCCTATCACGAATTCGCCGCCCCTGAAGCCATCCGCTTCGCAGCACTGCGGACCACCGCCATCGAGGCCCGTTTCGACGCCGCACTGCAACTCGGCGGCGGCGGCGAACTGGTCCCCGAAGTCGAGGCGGCCCTGGCGGAACATCCACTGCAGGAACGGTTGTGGGGCCATCTGATGCTGGCTCTGCACCGGTCCAACCGCACCGCCGATGCCATTCAGGCGTTCGAGCGGGCCTGCACGACACTCGACCGCGAGGTCGGCACCCGGCCCGGCGAAGGCCTGCAGACGCTCTTCGAGAAGATTCGTGACGGCGCCGCGGAACTGCGCGTCGCACCCGCACCGCATGTGCTGAACCCCGATCCGGACCCAGCGGCACCACCACCGTTCGTCGGCCGCGACACCGAGCTGGGTGCCGTCACCGCGGCGGTGCGCCGAGCCGACGGCGGCGCCGGCGGGCTGACGCTCGTGACCGGCGACAGCGGCATCGGCAAGACCACCCTGGCGCAGGCCGCCGTCGACCGCGCGCGGGCGGCGGGCATCGCCGTGGCCTGGGCCGGCCACCCGAGCGGGGTGAAGCTGCCGCAGCTGTGGACGTGGATCCAGCTGCTGCGCCAACTGGGCGGCGAGCTCGGCATCGCCGGCCGCAAGGCCGTGCTGCGGGAGACGCCCGGCGTGGTCAACGCCCTGGTGCCCGAATGGCACGGCGACGACGACCTCAACGCCGGCAGCCGGTTCGCGCCAACGGGATTCGCCTTGGTCGAGCGCATCGTGGCGGCGCTGCGCGAGCTGTCGACCGTGGCCCCGATGGTGCTCGTCATCGACGATCTGCAACGCGCGGACCCCGCCTCGATCAACGCGCTCGTCCTGCTGGCCGAAGAATTCCCGCGTATCCCCATCCAGGTCATCGGCAACTGGACCTTCTTCGGGGCCGACCGGCCGATGAATCGGACGTCGTTCGAACGCATCGTCCGGTCGAACGACACCGTCACACTGCATCTGGACGGCATCGACCGTGCGGCCGCGGCAGACCTCGTCGACGCGGTGGTCGGCGGCACGATCCCGCCGGCCATCTCGACACAGGTCTGGGAGCAGGCCGGCGGAAATCCCTTCTACATCAAGGAACTCGCGCGGGCGCTGGACACCGACGGCGCCCCGCAGCGCAGCCATCCCGCGCTGTCGGATGCCGTGGTCGGCGTCGTCGGCCGCCGGCTCGGCGTCCTGGACCGGCCCTGCCGTCGGGTGCTGTGCGCGGCCGCCGTCGTCGGGCCCGAATTCAACGTCGCCGACCTGGCGGACATCGTCGACCTGTCGGTCTCGACGGTGCAGAGCCGGCTGCGGCCGGCGTATCAGACCGGCCTGCTCGACGAACTGCCCGCACGTCCCGGCGCCTACCGGTTCAGCCACGGCCTGGTGCGCGACGCACTCATCGCCCAGCTCGCCACCACCGATCGCACCACTGTGCACGCCGCCATCGCCACCACGCGGACGGCGACGCTCGCGACCGCCGCGTACGAACACGTCATCGCGACTGCCGACCATGCGTGGCGGGCCGGGGTGGAACTGAATCCCGATGTGGCCCTTGGCATTCTCGAGATCGCCATCCAGCGGGCCCTGAACCGGTCGGCGTACCACGACGTCGCCGGGCTGGCCGAGCACGCCCTGCAGATCGGCGACCGGCTGCCGGCCAAGCCCGAACACCTGGACCGGCAGGCCACCCTGTGGCTACACCTGGCCGGCGCGAAGAACATCCTCGAGGGGCAGGCCAGCGAGTCGGCCGCCGCGGCCGTCCAGCGGGCCTTCGAGATCGGTCAGGAGGTCAAGGGCCGCGCCTTCTATGGCGCCATCGCGCTGCAGTCCATGCTGTTGTGCGCGCACGGCCGCATCGACGAGGTCGAGATCATCGCCATCGGCCTGGAGGACCAGTACGACAAGTCCGGTGATCCGGTGATCGGCCTCGTCAACGACTTCGTGCACATCCTGCTGTACACGCTGCGCGGCAATACCGACATGCTGATCGGCACCGGCCTGCACATGATGGACACCTTCCCGCCGCCCGAGACCGTCACCGATCCGCTGCACTTCTTCCATCCCCGCGTCTACTGCTGGATGGCCATCGCCGAGGCGGTCCGCGGGGACCTGGAGGCCATGCGCGAATACCACCGCCGCGCACTGCATCTCGCGCAGAGCCGTGGCGACGTGTTCAACATCCTGGCCGCGCGGCTGACCTACGTCGAGTGTGCGGCGGTCCTCGGTGTCACCGACGGCATCGTCGAACTGGCAGACCAGGTCGACGTCGAGTTCACCGCGGCGGGCAGCCCGCAATGGGCGGCCTGCGCACGTATCGTCCGGGTCTGGGCGCAGGTCATCGGCTCCGGCGAGGGGGACGCGACCGTCGCCTTCCGGGCGTTCGACGAATACACCTGTGACGGGACGACCGTCATGAACACCATGTTCCTGTGCCTGCTCTCCGACATCGAGCTGCACCAGGGCCGGCCCGACAGTGCCCGCGCCCTGGTGCACCGGGCCAGCCGCCTGGCCGATGCCACGGGCGAGCAGGCCTTCGCCCGTGGCATCGCCGAAAGGCTGGCCGCCCAGTCGGTCGAGCCCGTCTGA
- a CDS encoding DUF4333 domain-containing protein, producing MTNTTCQRLVLASAITVAVFGAAACSSGTPSVSKKDVESQIVEKMTGADGKKADSVTCPENLAGQKGAEINCTMKVGDKTSTVNVTVTSIEGQNVKFDMVQTIDKAQVANQISEELGQQFGAKPESLTCPENLKGTPGATLRCELKDSGQTYGVTVTVNKVDGSDVNYGFKVDDKPTS from the coding sequence ATGACCAACACGACGTGTCAGAGGCTCGTTCTGGCGTCCGCGATCACGGTTGCCGTGTTCGGCGCCGCTGCCTGTTCCAGCGGGACGCCGTCGGTGAGCAAGAAAGACGTCGAGAGCCAGATCGTCGAAAAGATGACCGGCGCCGACGGCAAGAAGGCCGATTCGGTGACCTGCCCGGAGAACCTCGCGGGCCAGAAGGGCGCCGAGATCAACTGCACCATGAAGGTCGGCGACAAGACCAGCACGGTGAACGTCACCGTCACCAGCATCGAGGGTCAGAACGTCAAGTTCGACATGGTCCAGACCATCGACAAGGCGCAGGTCGCCAACCAGATCAGCGAGGAGCTGGGTCAGCAGTTCGGTGCGAAGCCCGAATCGCTGACCTGCCCGGAGAACTTGAAGGGCACCCCGGGCGCCACGCTGCGGTGCGAGCTCAAGGACAGCGGCCAGACCTACGGCGTCACGGTCACCGTCAACAAGGTCGACGGCTCCGACGTGAACTACGGGTTCAAGGTCGACGACAAGCCCACGTCGTAA
- a CDS encoding TetR/AcrR family transcriptional regulator encodes MTTRPVTGRTGTKGVPRGEREQLIVEAAIAEFSRATYAGASLAAIAAQADVSKTLIISYFGSKEAVYAACVTKIGTQIEQAVADVLNSPDHLAGAGAAAGEPVLAAIFTTFEGHPGDWHVLFDRSVPNGPARDAAREQRTILRQQAFAGVSRSLGGVGLTDPVDLVAATGVWEHMVSALMLFWRNHPEESAAAMVARAHRVLAAMAGHTLDSVRR; translated from the coding sequence ATGACCACGCGTCCCGTCACCGGCAGAACTGGCACCAAGGGTGTGCCGCGCGGTGAGCGCGAGCAGCTGATCGTCGAGGCCGCGATCGCCGAATTCAGCCGGGCCACGTACGCGGGTGCGTCGCTGGCCGCCATCGCCGCGCAGGCCGACGTCTCCAAGACCCTGATCATCAGTTACTTCGGATCCAAAGAGGCGGTCTACGCCGCGTGCGTCACCAAGATCGGCACCCAGATCGAGCAGGCGGTCGCCGACGTGCTGAATTCCCCCGATCACCTGGCCGGGGCCGGCGCCGCCGCCGGCGAGCCGGTGCTGGCCGCCATCTTCACGACGTTCGAGGGGCACCCGGGCGACTGGCATGTGCTGTTCGACCGGTCGGTCCCCAATGGCCCGGCGCGGGATGCGGCGCGTGAGCAGCGGACGATCCTGCGCCAGCAGGCGTTCGCGGGGGTGTCGCGGTCGCTCGGTGGTGTCGGCCTGACCGATCCCGTCGACCTGGTGGCCGCCACCGGCGTCTGGGAACACATGGTGTCGGCGCTCATGCTGTTCTGGCGCAATCATCCCGAGGAGTCCGCAGCCGCGATGGTCGCCCGCGCCCACCGCGTCCTGGCGGCCATGGCCGGGCACACGCTGGACAGCGTGCGGCGCTAG
- a CDS encoding LLM class F420-dependent oxidoreductase, with amino-acid sequence MRIGLQTPVVIQVPATASAWEATAGAAEIGEIAAVADLLGVDYLTCSEHVVVPTDVAATRGATYWDPLATLAFIAGRTSRIRLATSVLVLGYHHPLEIAKRYGTLDQVSGGRLILGVGVGSLREEFDLLGAAWDDRGARADEAMAALRGALSTNHPVHQGDHYTYDSVVMDPCALQYRVPIWVGGRTRRSLRRAVELGDGWMPFGLSAAEIATMLGAVELPEDFDIALATRPLDPMGAPQQTLDELGALEDAGATAATCVIASRSAAHCCEQLGALADLTNLLTTESR; translated from the coding sequence ATGCGGATAGGTCTGCAGACGCCGGTGGTCATCCAGGTTCCCGCCACCGCGTCGGCATGGGAGGCGACCGCCGGGGCCGCCGAGATCGGTGAGATCGCCGCCGTCGCCGACCTGCTCGGCGTCGACTACCTCACGTGCTCTGAACATGTCGTTGTACCAACAGATGTCGCGGCCACCCGAGGGGCGACGTACTGGGATCCGTTGGCCACCTTGGCATTCATCGCCGGCCGCACATCGCGGATCCGGTTGGCGACCTCGGTGCTGGTGCTGGGTTACCACCACCCGCTCGAGATCGCCAAGCGCTACGGCACCCTCGACCAGGTCAGCGGTGGCCGGTTGATCCTCGGTGTCGGCGTCGGGTCATTGCGCGAGGAGTTCGATCTGTTGGGGGCAGCCTGGGACGACCGGGGCGCCCGCGCGGACGAGGCGATGGCGGCGCTGCGAGGGGCGCTGTCCACCAATCATCCAGTGCATCAAGGTGATCACTACACGTACGACTCGGTCGTCATGGATCCCTGCGCGCTGCAATACCGGGTGCCCATCTGGGTCGGCGGCCGGACCCGCCGGTCGCTGCGCCGCGCCGTCGAGCTCGGTGACGGCTGGATGCCGTTCGGCCTCTCAGCCGCCGAGATCGCGACAATGCTTGGCGCCGTGGAACTTCCCGAGGACTTCGACATCGCGCTCGCCACACGGCCGCTGGATCCGATGGGTGCGCCGCAACAGACGCTCGATGAACTCGGTGCGCTCGAAGACGCGGGAGCGACGGCCGCGACATGCGTGATCGCCTCGCGTTCGGCGGCGCACTGCTGCGAACAACTCGGCGCCCTGGCGGACCTGACGAACCTGTTGACCACGGAGTCGCGATGA
- a CDS encoding DUF3592 domain-containing protein, protein MRIEYIVVLIAVIVIVDIAILVALLRKRRARTASADPAPTIATELGTDVPKKSAAPVLAKAFLAVGLSLAVAAGVCAAFVAQSNSSDRHADGTVVELVPSGGGSSPRYRARVEFATSAGTHVRFLSSISSNPPPARLGEHVDVRYNPGDPHDATINTYWQVWFLPTLLGIIAVPFLLVGTGFGIVSRAGRRRGPELL, encoded by the coding sequence ATGCGCATCGAGTACATCGTGGTGCTGATCGCCGTCATCGTGATCGTGGATATCGCCATTCTCGTTGCGCTGCTACGCAAACGCCGCGCCCGGACCGCGTCCGCCGACCCGGCGCCGACCATCGCGACCGAACTCGGCACCGACGTGCCCAAGAAGTCCGCCGCACCGGTCCTGGCGAAGGCGTTCCTCGCTGTCGGGCTGTCGTTGGCCGTCGCTGCCGGGGTCTGCGCAGCGTTTGTCGCCCAATCGAATTCGTCTGACCGGCACGCCGACGGGACCGTCGTCGAGCTGGTCCCCAGCGGCGGTGGCAGCAGCCCGCGCTACCGGGCGCGCGTCGAATTCGCCACATCCGCAGGGACCCACGTCCGCTTTCTCAGCTCGATCAGCAGCAATCCGCCACCGGCCAGGCTCGGCGAACACGTCGACGTCCGGTACAACCCCGGCGACCCCCACGACGCCACCATCAACACCTACTGGCAGGTGTGGTTCCTGCCGACTCTGCTCGGCATCATCGCCGTCCCATTCCTGCTGGTGGGTACCGGATTCGGGATCGTGAGCCGGGCCGGCCGCCGGCGCGGGCCCGAACTCCTCTGA
- a CDS encoding nuclear transport factor 2 family protein, with the protein MTDQRLADLEARLSRIEDERAIERMIASYGPLVDAGEAEAVAAMWAPDGVYDVENWLMTGPDDVAAMVRSPGHQGFITTGCVHFLSPAVVTVHGDEAVAVCESTLLLRRATTYEAVRAGVSHFHLRRAAEAPHGWQIVKRVTRLLDGTEPPRRLLADGIAGRIPT; encoded by the coding sequence ATGACCGACCAGCGGCTGGCCGACCTCGAAGCGCGGTTGTCCCGCATCGAAGACGAACGCGCCATCGAGCGGATGATCGCTTCCTACGGCCCGCTCGTCGACGCCGGCGAGGCCGAGGCCGTCGCCGCCATGTGGGCACCCGACGGGGTGTACGACGTCGAGAACTGGCTCATGACAGGGCCCGACGACGTCGCGGCGATGGTGCGCTCACCCGGTCATCAAGGCTTCATCACCACCGGGTGCGTCCACTTCCTGAGTCCCGCCGTCGTCACCGTCCACGGTGATGAGGCGGTCGCGGTGTGCGAGTCGACGCTGTTGCTCAGGCGCGCAACAACTTACGAGGCCGTCCGGGCCGGCGTCAGCCACTTCCATCTCCGCCGCGCCGCCGAGGCGCCACACGGGTGGCAGATCGTCAAACGCGTCACGCGGCTCCTCGACGGGACCGAGCCGCCCCGCCGGTTGTTGGCGGACGGTATCGCCGGACGGATCCCGACCTAG
- a CDS encoding SDR family NAD(P)-dependent oxidoreductase, producing the protein MSSEDPLQLQQYGPCAVIAGGSEGVGAEFAALLAQAGINLVLIARKPGPLQATAARCRESGVEVRELTVDLTTDDGVDQIISATADLEVGLLIYNAGANTHSAEFLDGDLTEFQRVIDLNVTTPLRLVHHFGASMRERRRGGLMLVGSLSGHLGSARHTVYGGVKAFSRIYAEGLWLELREHNVHVLELVLGLTRTPAMERVGLNFDIPGMPASDPADVAREGLANLANGPVHIISTHAANPAVHATADRDKVLLASHAMIQKMLQGTPSGPPD; encoded by the coding sequence TTGTCTAGCGAGGACCCCCTGCAGCTACAGCAGTACGGGCCGTGTGCTGTCATCGCCGGTGGCTCGGAAGGCGTCGGCGCCGAGTTCGCGGCGCTGCTCGCCCAGGCCGGCATCAACCTGGTGCTGATCGCGCGCAAGCCCGGCCCGTTGCAGGCCACCGCCGCGAGGTGTCGGGAGTCGGGCGTCGAGGTACGCGAACTGACCGTCGACCTGACCACCGACGACGGCGTCGACCAGATCATCAGCGCCACAGCCGATCTGGAGGTGGGTCTCCTCATCTACAACGCCGGCGCCAACACCCACAGCGCGGAATTCCTCGACGGCGACCTGACGGAATTCCAGCGCGTCATCGACCTGAACGTCACCACTCCCCTGCGATTGGTACACCACTTCGGCGCGTCGATGCGCGAGCGCCGCCGCGGCGGGCTGATGCTGGTCGGCTCGCTCTCCGGACACCTCGGCTCAGCGCGGCACACCGTGTACGGCGGCGTGAAGGCGTTCAGCCGGATCTACGCCGAGGGGCTCTGGCTGGAGCTGCGCGAGCACAACGTGCACGTCCTCGAACTCGTGCTCGGCCTCACCAGGACACCGGCGATGGAGCGCGTCGGCCTCAACTTCGACATCCCCGGGATGCCCGCGTCCGATCCCGCTGACGTCGCCCGCGAAGGCCTGGCGAATCTCGCGAACGGACCGGTGCACATCATCTCGACGCACGCCGCCAATCCGGCGGTGCACGCCACCGCCGATCGCGACAAGGTGCTGCTGGCGTCACACGCGATGATTCAGAAGATGTTGCAGGGCACTCCTTCTGGGCCACCGGACTAG
- a CDS encoding TetR family transcriptional regulator has protein sequence MPRAPLDREPATPKTPAQIDRCERILATAARLGARLGLEEVRMQDVADQSAVSITTVYRYYPTKHHLFAALLFHYTQAASPPGPTTGDPVADVTELMVGIIRAMLSRPQLARAMITSVNARRAESTAGGDYNLRRNILGVAGIAAPTPDQTQIALLLEQCAYGILSWAITGETTPEQAERDMRRACELLLAPWRGRTRTRRNEGNR, from the coding sequence ATGCCCCGAGCACCACTCGACCGGGAACCGGCGACGCCGAAGACCCCCGCGCAGATCGACCGCTGCGAACGCATCCTCGCCACCGCCGCGCGCCTCGGCGCGCGCCTCGGCCTCGAGGAAGTCCGCATGCAGGACGTGGCGGACCAGTCGGCGGTCTCGATCACCACCGTCTACCGCTACTACCCCACCAAGCATCATCTGTTCGCCGCGTTGCTGTTTCACTACACCCAGGCGGCGTCGCCGCCGGGCCCCACCACGGGCGATCCCGTCGCGGACGTCACCGAACTCATGGTCGGCATCATCCGAGCCATGCTCAGCCGTCCGCAGTTGGCCCGCGCCATGATCACGTCGGTCAACGCCAGGCGCGCCGAGTCGACGGCCGGCGGCGACTACAACCTGCGGCGGAACATCCTCGGCGTCGCGGGCATCGCGGCGCCCACTCCCGATCAGACGCAGATCGCGCTTCTGCTCGAGCAGTGCGCGTACGGCATCCTGTCGTGGGCCATCACCGGGGAGACGACACCCGAGCAGGCCGAGCGCGACATGCGCCGGGCCTGCGAACTGCTCTTGGCGCCCTGGCGCGGACGGACCCGAACCCGACGAAACGAAGGCAACCGATGA